A genomic region of Arachis hypogaea cultivar Tifrunner chromosome 5, arahy.Tifrunner.gnm2.J5K5, whole genome shotgun sequence contains the following coding sequences:
- the LOC112801641 gene encoding uncharacterized protein — protein sequence MALISFTLLSLILVSSLSIPNLAHCKTLKRDVKALNEIKASLGWRVVYAWVGDDPCGDGDLPAWSGVTCSTVGDYRVVTELEVYAVSIVGPFPTAVTSLLDLTRLDLHNNKLTGPIPPQIGRLKRLKILNLRWNKLQDAIPPEIGELKSLTHLYLSFNNFKGEIPKELANLPNLRYLYLHENRLTGRIPPELGTLQNLRHLDAGNNHLVGTIRELIRIEGCFPALRNLYLNNNYFTGGIPAQLANLTSLEILYLSYNKMSGVIPSSIAHIPKLTYLYLDHNQFSGRIPEPFYKHPFLKEMYIEGNAFRPGVNPIGFHKVLEVSDADFLV from the exons ATGGCGCTAATATCCTTCACTCTACTCTCCCTGATTCTCGTTTCCTCACTATCAATTCCAAACCTTGCTCACTGCAAGACCCTCAAACGTGACG TTAAAGCTTTGAATGAGATCAAGGCTTCGCTTGGTTGGAGAGTGGTGTATGCGTGGGTTGGAGATGACCCCTGCGGTGATGGAGATCTACCTGCATGGTCTGGTGTCACCTGTTCCACTGTCGGTGATTATCGTGTTGTCACCGAGCT tgAGGTGTATGCTGTGTCTATTGTGGGACCTTTTCCTACTGCTGTGACAAGCTTGTTGGATCTTACACGGCT GGATCTCCATAATAACAAGTTGACCGGGCCTATTCCTCCTCAAATTGGACGTTTGAAGCGTCTTAAGATACT AAATTTGAGGTGGAACAAATTGCAAGATGCAATTCCTCCAGAAATCGGTGAGCTTAAAAGTTTAACTCATCT ATACCTAAGCTTCAATAACTTCAAGGGAGAAATCCCTAAGGAGCTTGCAAATCTTCCTAACCTTCGGTACCTCTACCTTCATGAAAACCGTTTAACTGGAAGAATACCACCAGAATTGGGCACACTACAAAACCTTCGGCACTT GGATGCTGGTAACAATCATTTGGTTGGTACCATAAGGGAACTCATTCGTATTGAAGGTTGCTTCCCAGCACTTCGCAACCT ATATCTAAACAATAACTATTTTACGGGAGGAATACCTGCACAACTTGCTAACTTGACTAGTCTTGAAATCTT GTACTTGTCTTACAACAAGATGTCAGGAGTTATACCGTCTAGCATTGCTCATATTCCTAAATTGACATACTT GTACTTGGATCATAACCAGTTTTCAGGGAGAATCCCGGAACCCTTTTACAAGCATCCATTCTTGAAAGAAAT GTACATTGAAGGAAATGCATTCCGACCTGGTGTCAACCCCATTGGTTTTCATAAAGTGCTCGAAGTTTCTGATGCAGACTTCCTTGTTTAG